CTGGCTCTAACGCTCAAGGATGTCAAAAACGAAGCCGCGTCACTTAATGACTTAGGGGTCACCTATCGGAAATTGAAGGAATTTCAGAAAGCACTTGACTGCTTTGAGCAAGCGTTACAGGCTATCCGACAGTTTATCGATTCTGATGCTCGTGAATTTGCTTCCCGTCGCGAGAGTGAAGCTAATATTCTGAACAATTTGGGGCGAGCCCATGGAGCACTTGATCAACCTCAATTAGCCTATGAATGTTTTCAACAGGCATTATCCATTTATCGGCTGCTCTTTGGGCAGCAACAGCAAATCACATTGACATTTTTTAACCTAGCCAATCTCTACCGCGATCGCTGTGAATACGGCCAGGCGATTGAATGGTACGAACAGGCCTTTTCCTTTGCGAATGATCACTTGCCTGTGGAGGCTGCGTTTGCATTGTTAAATCTAGGTGATATCTTTCTAGTTACCGGCGATTACTCTAGAGCGGCGTCGCACTATCAGCAGGCCCGCGACTTAAATGCTCTTATACCCCAATGTGAAATAGCCTACGCATGGGTTGGGCAGGGTAAAGCCTATGAAGAATTGAGTCAGTATGAACAGGCAACGAGCTGCTATCAGCAAGGATTACTGATTTATCAACAAGTAAGCGGCTCTCAAGGAGAAGAGTCCGTCAATAATATCCTAGATTCGGTTAGGCAAAAAGCATTTTATAAAAGGTTAATTATGTAGTCTTTTAACGCAGTCGAAGAAATTTTCAGATTTGTCGACTTTGCTCAATCGGCTCAATTGTTTAATAGAAAATCAGGCCGATAACTCCGTTTTCTAATCGAAGCAAATAGAACCGTTTATGGCAGCCATGTTCGGCCCATCTGTGTTGTTTTAACTTTTCAGGACCATGCCCTATGTCAAGTTTTAAGCGGCGTCGGTTTTTGCAGGTTGCCGGGTCTGCTCTGGCCGCCGTAGGCCTCAGCCAAGTAGATGTTTGGCATCAGGGCGATCGCTACGCCCGCGCCCTAGCCCAACCTACCCGCCGCAAACTGGCCCTGCTAGTGGGCGTTAACCAATACCCTGACGGGGTCACCCCCCTACGCGGTTGCCTAACTGACGTGCGGATGCAGAAAGAGCTGCTGGTACATCGCTTTGGCTTTGATCCAGCCAATATTCTCACCCTAGAAAACCAGGTCGCCACTCGCCAGAACCTGCTAGACGCCTTTGAGTCGCACCTGATCGACCAGACTCAACTGGGGGACGTGGTGGTGTTTCACTTTTCGGGCCATGGTTCACTGGTGCGTGACCCCGACCCAATCCCCACAGCGCTAGAAGGTTACAACGGCAGCCTGCTGCCCTACGATGCTCGGTTAAACCTGCGGGGCAATCAGGTCAACGACATCATGGGCAAAACCCTGTTTTTGCTGATGGCCAACCTCAAAACTGACCAGGTGACCGTCATGCTCGACAGCTGCCACTCCGGCGGCGGCACCCGAGGCGATCTGATCCTGAGGGCCGTCGAGTCGAGGGTGGCCCTGGGCGAGGCGGAACCCAGCCCCATGGAACTGGCCGAGCAGGAGCGCTGGCTGACGCGGCTGGGCTGGTCGCCTGTGAAGCTGAAAACTCAACGCAGCCGGGGCATTGCCAAAGGGGTGGCGCTGGGGTCGGCTCAGGCGAACCAACTGGCGGCAGATGCCTCCTTTGGCGAGGGCGAGGGGCAGTTTCACGCCGGGGCGTTTACCTATGCCCTGACCCGCTACCTATGGCAACAGCCCGGCAGCCCGCCGCTCGATCGCGTATTTGTCGACCTAGCCCGCAGTACGCGAGATGTAGCCAACAGCGCTCGCATTGTGCAGTCGCCCATCTACGAGGTGGAGCCAGGGCGCAACTTTGGTCAAGAACCGCTCTTTTTTAGCTCTCCTCAGAGCCCGGCAGCAGAGGCCGTGGTTGTGGGCACTGAGGCCAGTGGCGAGGTCAAGTTCTGGCTGGGGGGCGTGTCGTCCCAAAGTTTGGCGGCTTTTGAGAGCGGGGCTATTTTCTCGGTCGTGGATGGCAATGGCAATGAGATTGGCCAAGTTGAGCAAACCCGGCGGGTAGGGCTAGAGGGCTACGGCAACCTGACAGGCAGCGCTCGCGGCCAGATCGCAGCGGGGCAACTGCTGCGGGAGCGGGTGCGGGGAGTGCCGACCGATCTGACCTTACGAGTGGGCCTAGATGATTCTTTGGGGGCAGACCTGGAGACGGCGCGATCGCAACTGGCAGCTTTTAACCGCATTCAGCCCGTTGCAGTGGATGGCAGCCAAAGCCCCCGCTACTTGCTGGGGCGTATGACTGAGCAGGGGCTTGCGATCGCCACCACCGAAGCCGTACAGAATATAGGCCAGCTAGGCAGCATTGGCCTGTTCACTCCAGGGTTAGTGGCCATTCGTGCTAGCTTTGGTGAACCTAATGAGCCCATGGCCGTCGCCATTCAGCGGCTCAACCCCACGCTCAAGTTGCTGTTGGCTGGGCAGGTGCTGCGATCGGTGCTCAACAGCGACACCTCTAACCTCAATGTCGATGTAGCTGTACAGCCGGTGAATAGCTCTGTTGCCATCAGTCGCAGCGCCAGCCGTCGAGGTAGCGAAGACAACGAGGTGGCTCAACGGCTAGATGGCTTTAGTCAAACGCTGCGATCGGGCAGTGAAATTGTGGTGACGGTGACCAATGCTGAATTTCGCAGCCTCTACATAGCCGTGCTAGCCATCGGCAGCTCGGGGAGTATGTCAGTGCTGCACCCTACCGATTGGGATGCTCCTGAAAGTGAATCGCTGTTAGAACCGGGTCAGCAGCTAGAGGTTCCCCGTCAGGAGGCGGGGCGCGACCCGAACCGCAGCTACTGTAGCAACCCCAGCGAAGCCTTTCACCTGTGCCTAAGCAGCTCTGGTTATGCTGAAATTTTGACCTTGGTGAGCACTAGCCCCTTGCGTGATGCCCTGCGCGGTCTTCAGCAAATTGCCGTCGCCAACAACACCCGTAGCGGCAACCCCATCGGTTTACAAAACGATGACCCTGTCAATGTGGTAGAAACCCTACTGGGCGACATCGATCGCAGCACCCGAAGCTCCAACAGACTGCGCGACGATGTACGCGGGGTAGACACCACCCAGCTCGCGGCCCTGTCTACCCTGATTCAGGTAGTAGAAAAATGATCGCTCGGCGGAGTGATTTGCGTGGCTCAGAACGAGCATCCGTACCGGAATCGCCAACTAGCCGCCACTGCATAGGTTTGGCCGCTCCAGACATAAGAGAAGGTAGACGAGTTCAACCCCACTCCTATGCCTAGTCCCCGCTTTGCGATCGCTTACCTGACCCAGAACCGCCCGGTAATTTTGATGCAGACTTTTCCGGTGGTACAGACTATCGAACAGCGCTATCACCTCTCCTGGCTGCGGTCTGTGCCTGCCCTGCTCGAAACCGGCAAAACCCAGAGTGCCTTGGGCCACCTCTACTGTCAACTGGGCGAATGGGATAGCGCCGCCGGGGCCTATCTGCGATCGCTCAACGCCTTTAGCCACGCCGAAGATGCCGTTTCCCTAGGCCACACCCTCACCCACCTCAGCGTGGTGTTTGCCCAACGCCAGCAGTACCGCTGGGCCTACGACTACGCTGCCCAAGCCGTGCAGAATCTGCACACTACAGCAGACAATGCAGGCTATGCTGCTGCCCTTCACACCCTAGGCATGGGCTATTACTATCGTCGCCGCTATCGCCTGGCGCTTAGAACCTTAGAGAAAGCCCTCGCCCTGCGCCACGAACTGGGCGACGAACTGGGTGAAGCCATTACCCTGGGCTGCATGGGGCGAGTCTATGCCGTACGAGGCGAGCACTGGTGCGCGCTCTCCTGCTACGAGGCGGCCCTCGATGGCTATCGCCAGCACCAGAGCTTGCTCGAAGGGAACAGCTACGAAATCATGATTCGCAGGCGCATTGCCCGATTGGCCGAAAGTGCAGGTCATGCTGATTTGGCGATCGCCCATTTTGAAGCTGCCTTGATGCTCTGCCAGAAGTGCGATCGCGCATTGGCCGCCGAAATCTTAACCGATCTCGCCAGCCTGCACGAAGGTTTACGGCAAAACGAAATTGCCCTGCGCTATCACCAGCAGGCGCGACAGTTGCAGCAGTCTGCAAAGCCCAAAGCTAGTGAAAATAATGCCCCTACTCCAATATCCTTACAGCCCACAGAAGAAGGCTATTACTAAGTCAAATACTCCGTAGGCTGGATACTGCCACTATCGCTTCAAATTCTGTTGGTTTAGCCCCAATTCTTATCTGTATCCCCGTAGGGGCATAGCATGCTATGCCTCTACGATTTTATGAATGAATTGCCTCCATCATTGCGTAGATCGAGGCCAGCCAAGCAGGCTTAAAGATACACCTAAAATCTTTAAAATCTCCGCTCACGTTGTGAATAAGTTCATCTTCGTCAGACATAGGTAAGGACAGGAAGGCAAATAAACCTACCTTCCTAACTCGGAAAAAACAACTTCTCAAAAGGAGAAACTTCCATGTCTGACATGATCAAGCCCAACGACATCATTGCCGAAGCTGAAGAGGCCGCTAACCTGGCCATCACTGAGCTTTCCGCAGGCGAACTCGACGATTGCAGTGGGGGTGTCAGCGGCCTAGGCGATATCAGCAGCCTGTTCAAAGGGGCGAGCAGCTTCTTCGAGCAGTCGGGTATCAAGATGGATCAGGTGAGCTTTGCTGGCCCTAACGGTGCTGGCAGCATTAGCTCTCTCACTGGCTTCGATACCGCCTCTGGTAATTCCGATGTGATTAGCTTCGGGCTGTAAAAAAGCCCCTGTCCAAACGACGAGTGCCCCTTAGACATCAACCCTCTAACCACTCGGCGTACTAGTCTACAGGGCTTCCATGCAGAGATATGGCTCCACCATGTCTCTGCATGTTTCCTAAGTTTGAGTGGGCCAAGATTGACCCAGTTATTGATCTAGAGACAGGATTTCGCAAGCCATGGAAGAGCATGATTTAGATCTCGCCCCCGTTGAGCTGTCACTAACAGAATTAGACGAAGTATCTGGCGGGTTAGATATTTTTATTTCGGGTTCCATATTCGATCAAAGTGAAAGCCTTTTGGGTCAGTCGGGCGGCTGTGGTTGCCCAGGGTCTACGCTGGCTCAAACCTCTAATACATCCTCAGGAGCCTTTCAGTTTGCTGGGTTGGGCTTTGAGTCGGTAGACCAAATTTTTGCTGTGTTTGCCGGGCTATCGCGGCTGTTTGGTCGGTAGCCGCTTTAAGTATTAACAAGAGGATCTCGCCATGACGACGCCCCTCCTTCGAGAATTTAACCAGCAACATGTGGATTGGCTGGTACAGGCCGGTACACTGCGATCGCTCCAGGCAGGCGATCGCCTCCACACATCCAACCAGCCTCTTAACCATCTGTGGATTGTGGTGAGCGGTCAGCTATCGGTGGTGCTAGAGGCCCAATCAGCTGATGAGGGTAGCAAAGCTGTCCCTAAAGAAATCCTGCGATTATCCACTGGGGATCTAACTGGCGCACTACCTGCCGTAACGACCTACCTCTCCCAATCCACTCTGTTTGCCCTCACCGATGCCACCGTTCTGGCGCTTCCTCTGGCCGCTCTCACTCAAAAGCTGGCCGACGATGCCGACTTCGCCGCCCCGTTCTACCGAGTTGTAGCTCTGACCCTACGGCAACAGCTTACCCAGTGGGCGGCGCAGATGGGCTACAGCGTGGCCCTGCTCGGCCAGCTTCAGCTTAAAGAAGCGGCGACGGTGTTTGCCGAACTGGCCGACAGCGATCTGGACTGGATGATGGCGGTTGGGCAAGTCGAATCTGTAAAACCCGGTACGCCTCTATTCCGCTGCGGCTATCCGGTCGATGCACTGCATTTGTTGCTAGAAGGGGCGGTGGGCCTAAATGCCGCTGAGCAGCCGCCCAACCTAGTAGTGACCGCCCTCATGCCAGATCCAGATAGAGCAGAGACCGAATTTGCCCGGCTGTCACGGGGCGATTTAGTGGGTGAAACCCTGCTATTGGATTCGGCCCCGGCGGCGGTAGGGGCGATCACCTTGCGAGAGTCTACCCTGCTGACCATCCCTCGCTGGCGGCTGCTGGCCAAACTGCTCTACGATCGCCCCTTTGCCGCTCGTCTCTACCGACTGCTGGCATTGCTGCTAGCCAGCAAACAGCAGCTCATGCTGCAAAAACTGGGCGCTTTGGCCCCCAACAGTGATCTCGATAGCCAGCTTCTAGAACGGGTGGCCCTGGCTGAGGCCCGTTTCGAATGGCTGGTGCAGCGGCTGCAAACCCAGGCTCAGTTTTAGATTTTGGATTTGCGCCTCTGGTTAGGGGCCTGCGCTGACTGTACAGCCGAGACAGCTATCCCCAAAACCATGAACACTCCCGCCACTGCTCAAGGAACGATTTGGGCTGGTGGGCAGTGTTCACCCTACGCTTGCTTCGTTCTTCACTTTTCGTTCTTCTGCCTTTCTCCCGGAGTTTGACCATGGTACCGGCAAAGCATAGCAACCTATTTCGCCCTCAGGCGCTAGAGCGCAGCGCCTCTCCCGAACAGCTCGATCAGCTGGTGCAAGTGGTTAGCCCCAAGCGCTGGCTAGCGCTGACAGCCCTTGGCCTGTTGGTCAGTGCCGGGGCCGCCTGGAGTGTGCTGGGTCAAATTCCCTTAACTGTCACTGGGCAGGGGGTGCTGGTTTATCCCAGCGATGTGGTGACGGCCCAATCGCCCGGTGCTGGCCCCTTGCGCTCGATCGAGGTGAAGCCGGGGGACTGGGTAAAGGCAGGCGATATTCTAGCGGTGCTCGATCAGTCTGAGATAGAGACCCAGCTGCGGCTGGCCCAGGAGAAATTGACTCAGCTTCAGATCCAAGACCAGACTGCCCAGCGGTTAAACAGCGAGCGCAGTGGGCTAGATGAGGGAGCGATCGCCCAGCAGCGGCGGGCACTAGAGCAGAATTTGCGATCGCAGCAAGCCCTCACCCCTACCCTGCAAGCTCGTGCCGAAGAATCGCTACGCCAGGAGCGCCGAGCCCTTCAGCAGCGGCTTACAACTCTGCAAGCCCGCCTGCCCATTTATCAAACCCGCTGGGAGAACTGGCAGCGTTTGGCTGACGAGGGAGCCATGTCCCAAGAAGAGGTGCTGAGCATACAGCTGGAATACCAAGAGCTGCAAAACGAAGTCAACGATGTTGAAACTCAGCTTGAGTCCCTAGATCTGCGCGACACCGAAGCCCAGCGCGACTACCTTGATAACCTCAACCGTATCGCCGACCTCCAAGCCCAACTTCAAGGTCTCGACGCCCGCGCCGCCACCCAGCGCGAGCAAGATAGCACTACCCTTGCCCAGCGCCAAAAAGAAATCAAAGACACCGAAGCCACGATCGCCCAACTTACGGAGCAGCTCGGCCGCAACCGGACGATCACCAGCAACCACGACGGTCAGGTGATCGAGGTGATGGCCCAGCCCGGCCAGCGCCTTGACCCAGGCATGCCCGTGGCGATGATCGCAGCCCAGGATAGCAACACTCCCCTCACCAGCGTCGCCTTTCTACCTGTCAGCGACGGCAAAAAAATCAGCGTCGGTATGACGCTCCAGGCCACCCCCACCACCGTCAAGCGCGAAGAGTACGGCGGCATTCTCGGCACCGTTGACGAGGTGTCGAGCTTTCCCGTCACTCAGGCTGGGGCCGCCCGTCTGGTTGGCCACCCTGACATTCTGCCCGGCATCATGGGCGAGGGGCCGCATATCGCCGTCTTCGCCACCCTGCAAACCGACTACAGCCCCAACAACCCCAGCCAGCTGCGTTGGTCGGCCTCCCCCCAAGGCCCCGACCAGCCCATGACCCCCGGCATGACCACCACCGTGCGCATCACCGTCGAAAAGCGCCGCCCCATTTCTTATGTGCTGCCGATTCTGAAGCAGTGGGCGGGTTTTGGCGATGAAAACATCCAACCATAAAGGTTTCTTTGGCAAAAGTTGGACTTCAAGTTTTGAGTTCTTAGTTCTGAATTTTGAATGCTTGAGGTCGTACTGCAATTCAAACCTCAACACTCAAAACTCTCCCACCCCACTCTCCCACTTCCTCCTTCCCCTTCATGAAACACCTTATCGCCAAACTCAAAGACCGCCTCCGCCGTCCTGACCTGCGGCGTACGCCGACCCTGCTGCAAATGGAAGCGGTAGAATGCGGGGCCGCCTCTTTGGGAATGATCCTCGGCTACCACGGGCGAATTGTATCGCTGGCCGATCTGCGGCAAGCCTGCGGTATTTCGCGGGATGGCAGCAAAGCGTCGAATGTGCTTAACGCGGCGCGGCTCTACCACCTCCAGGGCAAAGGGCTGAAGGTTTCCCTAGAAGCTGTGCAGCAGCTAGAGCGGCCCTACATTGTGTTTTGGAATTTCAACCATTTCTTAGTAGTAGAAGGGTTTCACCGGCAGAAGGTGTACCTGAATGACCCGGCCACCGGCCCACGCACGGTTTCCCTCGACGAATTTAGCGAGGGGTTTACGGGGGTGGTGCTGACCTTTGCTCCCGATGCCGAGTTTGCAACAGGCGGACAAAGGCGGGATTTGGTGCAATCGCTCCGCCTACGTCTGCGTGGTTCCTTTCGGGCTCTGGCCTTTTGCCTGCTGGCGGGTCTGCTGCTGGTGCTGCCGGGGTTGGCGATGCCCGCCTTTTCTCAGGTGTTTGTGGATCAGATCTTGATCCAGGGCCGCAGTAGCTGGTTACGACCTTTACTGCTGGGTATGTTGATCACGTCCATTCTCACCGGGCTGCTGACCCGGTTGCAGCTACAAATCTTGCGGCGGTTGCGGATTAAGCTGGCCATGGGTATGTCGAGCGGCTTTTTGTGGCACATTCTGCACCTGCCGGTGAGTTTCTACGACCAGCGGTTTGCGGGCGAAATCAGCAACCGCATCAAGCTCAACGATCGCCTTGCGAGCTTGCTCTCCGGCGAACTGGCCACCACGGCAATTTCCTGCGTCATGGTGGTTTTCTACGGCCTGGTGATGTGGCAGTATGACTGGGTGCTGACGCTAATCGGCATTGGATCGGTAGCGGTAAATTTGATCGCTCTGCGCTGGGTGGCCCGCCAGCGATCGGATACTAATACCCGGCTAATGCAGGAGCAGGGCAAGGTGAGCGGCGTTGCGATCGCCGGTCTGCAAAGCATTGAAACCCTCAAAGCCTCAGGCCTAGAATCCGACTTCTTCACCCGCTGGGCTGGGTACTATGCTAAGTCCCTCAATGCCCGCCAGGAGATGGATCGCATTAACCAGCGCCTGGGTATGCTCCCCGCTTTTCTCTCCGGCCTCAGCGCCATGCTGCTCCTCACCATCGGCGGCTTTCGCGTCATCGACGGAGCCCTCAGCATCGGTATGCTCGTCGCCTTCCAGTCACTCATTCAGCAGTTTATGCAGCCCGTCAACCAGCTGCTCAAGCTCGCAGGCGACTTCCAAGAACTCGGTGGCACCCTCGATCGCCTCGACGATGTGCTTCAGAACCCCATTGATCCGCTGCTGCCGGGTGGGGAGGTGGGGAGTGGGCGAGTGGATGAGCGGACGAGTGGGCAAAACGTGGAGCCGCAAGAATTTATTGAGAGAGAACCCAAGCTTTCTGGCCTAATAACTGCCACTGCTCACCCGTCTACCCACCTACCCACCTCCCCATCCACCCATCCACCCTCCCCCCTCTCCCCCAAACTCCACGGTTTCCTCGACCTCCACCACCTCACCTTTGGCTACAACCGCACCGCGCCGCCGCTGATTGACAACCTCAGCCTTTCCCTCAAGCCAGGGCAGCGGGTGGCTCTAGTCGGCGGCAGCGGTAGCGGCAAATCCACCGTCGCCAAGCTGGTGTGTGGCCTCTACCAACCCTGGTCAGGAGACATCTGCTTCGACGGTCAGCCTCGCCACCAAATTCCGCGCCCGGTTCTGACGAATTCCCTAGCCATGGTTGAGCAAGACATTCTGCTGTTTGCGGGCACCGTACGCGACAACCTCACCCTATGGGATACCACCATCCCCGACACCAATCTGATCCAAGCCTGCCGCGATGCCGCCATCCACGACACTATTCTCTCCATGCCCGGCGGCTACAGCGCTGAACTGCTTGAAGGGGCTGCCAACCTTAGTGGCGGCCAGCGCCAGCGCCTCGAAATTGCCCGTGCCCTGGTCAACAACCCCGCCATTCTGGTCATGGACGAAGCCACCAGTGCCCTCGACACCGAAACTGAGCGCACCATCGACTACAACCTGCGCCTGCGCGGCTGCACCTGTTTAATCGTTGCCCACCGCCTCAGCACCATCCGCGACTGTGACGAAATCATCGTCATGCACCACGGCAAAGTCGTCCAGCGCGGCAGCCACGACGACCTGCGCGGGCAAGAAGGGCCGTATTTGCAGTTGATTCGCAGTGAAGAAGGGTAAGAAAGTTTTGAGTTCTTAGTTTCAAACCGCTCTCTTCCCCAAATTCCCGCAACTCCCCACGCCAAAACTCAAAAATTTTCCCTCACCCCCACCTTTCCCATCTTTCCTACCCTCCATCAACTAATGCTCACCACCTACACGCTCCACCCCTCTCCCCTCCACCATCTCCGCAGCAATGACCCCCTCTTCCTCGACGATCCCCGAACCTGCTGGCGGGTTGAATCGGGTATGCTGGCACTGTTTGCAGTCAGTGTGCAATCGACGGCGTTGACCAGTCGGCGGCGCTACTTGTTTAGCGTTAAGCCAGGAGCAATGCTGTTTCCGGCGGCGCTGCTGAGTCAAGAGACCCCCTGCCAACTGCTGGCGATGCCTTTGGAATCGGTAAGTTTGAGGCCAATTTCTCTAACGGCATTAGCAGACGAGTTGACTGATAGCCGGACTGCTGCAACTACCTTGGCAGCCCTAGAAAACTGGGTGCATCGGTTGGGGGCGGCGTTATCTGACACCGTATCGGCTCGGTTGGCGACCCCGATTGACACCAGCGGGCTGCTGGCACCGGGGGAAGTGTATCAGCCTCCCCAAGGGCGCGTTACCTGGCTGCGACTGCTGGCTGGGGAAGGGCGACTGCTGGGGCTAGAGCATTTGGCGCTGACTCCGGCAATTGGCCCCATCCCCCTCAGCAGCCACCTGTGGCTACAGGCGACGGCAATGGCGGAGCTTGAGATTTGGCAACCTCAGACGCAGCGGGGGGCAGAGGCAATTCTATCTGGTCTGGGCCATCTGCAAACTGGTGTGCTCAGAGGCATTCAGCACCTTGAAGCACAACAACAGGTGCAAGAATATCAGCGGTTTGAGGCCCGCGAGCGGCTGAATACCCAGGCCGTGAGCCAGACGCTAACGCAGCTAGCGGGGGTGTTTAAGCCATCCACCACCGTTCAGGAATCTCAGGGATATCAATCTGGTACTGAGGACGCTCTGTTGGTTGCCGCTGGAGCGGTGGGACGTGCACTGGGCATTGCCATTCAACCTCCAGCCCAGTCAGAGGATTTGCGGCGGGTGAGGGATCCTTTGGAATTGATCGCCCGCTCCTCCCAAATTCGCACCCGCCAGGTGACCCTGCGCGACGACTGGTGGCGGCGTGATGGCGGCCCATTGCTAGCCTACGCTCGCGAGGATGGTCGCCCGCTGGCGCTGCTGCCGGTGGGGGCGACCCGCTACGAGGTGGTTGACCCACAGCAGGACACCCGGTTGCCGTGCAGCCGAGCCATCGCAGACGGGATTTCACCCACGGCACACACCTTCTATCGCCCGCTGCCCTACCAACTCAAGCCGGTACAGCTGCTCCAGTTCGCGCTACAGGGGCACCGTCAGGAATTGGTGGTAGTGGCGGTAGCCAGCATTGCCGCCACGCTACTGGGCATGGTTACTCCTCAGGCTACGGGCATTCTCATTGACCAGGCAATTCCCAATGCAGACCAAACCCTGCTGTTGCAGATTGCCTTTGCGCTGCTGGCCACCACCTTTGGGGCCACCCTGTTTCAGCTCACTCAAGGCATTGCCCTGATGCGGATCGAATCCTTTGCCGACAGCAGCACCCAGGCCGCTGTGTGGGATCGGCTGCTGAAGCTGAAAACCTCCTTCTTTCGCGGCTACTCCATTGGCGATCTGAGCGCTCGGGTGTCGTCGATTAGCCAGATTCGCCAGCGGTTGGGCAATACCCTGCTCAAGAGCCTGTTTTCAAGCCTGTTCTCGCTTCTGAATTTGGGGTTGCTGTTTTACTACAGCATGCCCCTAGCGCTGATTGCCACCGGGGTGGCCCTGCTCAATATGGCTGTCACCGTGGTCTCTGGGATGCTGACCCTGAAAAAAAATCGCCCCCTCCACGACCAGCAGGGCAAGCTCTTCGGGATGATGGTGCAGATGATCAATGGCGTAGCCAAGTTTCGCGTAGCTGGGGCCGAAACCCGCGCCTTTGCCTACTGGGGTCGCCAGTATGGTCAAGAGCTGCGACTGACCCTGGCTTCGGAGGGCATCGAAGACAATTTGACGGTGATCAATAACCTGCTGGCGGCTCTCACCCCCGCGGTGCTATTCGCCTTCGCCACGGGCATGATTCAGCAGTCACAGACGGGGGAGGGCGACTTTTCGACCGGCACATTTTTGGCCTTTAATGCGGCCTTTGGCACCTTTATCGGCGGGGCCACCAGTCTCAGTAGCACCGTTATCGACGTGCTCGATGTGCTGCCCATCTGGCAGCGGGCGGAACCTATTCTCGCCGCCCAGCCCGAGGTTGACCCCCACAAGGCCGACCCAGGACGAATCTCGGGCCAGGTGACGGTGAGCAACGTGGGCTTTCGCTATCGCTCCGACGGGGATCTCATTCTAGACGGTGTCACCCTCGCCATTGAACCGGGGGAATTTGTCGCCCTGGTTGGCCCCTCGGGCAGCGGCAAGTCTACGCTATTTCGCCTGCTGCTAGGGTTCGATGCACCAGAAGTTGGCACGGTCTACTTCGACGGGCAGGATATGGCAGGCCTAGACCTCAACGCCCTGCGCCGGCAGTTTGGCGTGGTGCTGCAAACCAGTCGTCTGATGTCGGCCTCAATTTTCGAAAACATCGCCAGCAGTGCCCGCATCACCATGGAAGAAGCTTGGGAGGCGGCCTCGATGGCGGGGCTGGCCGACGACGTTCTCTCGATGCCGATGGGCATGCACACGGTGGTGAGCGAGGGGGGCACGAATCTCTCGGGCGGCCAGCGGCAGCGGCTGCTGATTGCCCGAGCCCTGGCCTTGCGCCCCCGCATTTTGCTGTTTGACGAAGCCACCAGCGCCCTGGACAACCGCACCCAGGCGATCGTCAGCGAAAGCCTGGAGCGGCTGCGGGTAACGCGCATTGTGGTGGCCCACCGGCTCAGCACCATTCGCAATGCCGATCGCATCTACGTACTCGAAAAAGGCTGTCTAATTCAGCAGGGCAGCTTTGATGAACTGGCCGCTGAAGAGGGGCTGTTTAGCCAACTCACTAAGCGCCAGCAGGTGGATTCTTGAAACATCGCACAAGTGTGAATAAGTCCTTTGGCCCCAGTGATATGTGCCTTAGCCACCCTCAGGATTTAACCTATGCGACGCCTTTACCTGTTCGGCTTATTAGCTGCTTCTGGACTATTGACTGCGATCGCCCCCACCTTACCCACCCTGGCTCAACCACCGCTCGCCGAGCAGCCCGCCCCGGCTCAATCGCCTACCACCGTCGCCGCTCTGATGACCCAGGGCTATCAGCAGCTCTATAACAGCCAGCTACAGGAGGCGATCGCCTGGTTTCAGCAGGCAGTAGCTCAGTTTCAACAGACAGGCGATCGCGCGGGTGAAGCTGCTGCCTTGCTAGGGCTGTCGGAAACTTACCTGTGGTCGTTCCAATTTGAGCAAGAGTTAGAAACAGCTCAGCAAGCATTAGCGATCTACAGAGAACTGGGCGATCGCGCTGGGGAGGCTGAGGCTCTGCAACTGGTGGGCG
This portion of the Leptolyngbya subtilissima AS-A7 genome encodes:
- a CDS encoding caspase family protein, with the protein product MSSFKRRRFLQVAGSALAAVGLSQVDVWHQGDRYARALAQPTRRKLALLVGVNQYPDGVTPLRGCLTDVRMQKELLVHRFGFDPANILTLENQVATRQNLLDAFESHLIDQTQLGDVVVFHFSGHGSLVRDPDPIPTALEGYNGSLLPYDARLNLRGNQVNDIMGKTLFLLMANLKTDQVTVMLDSCHSGGGTRGDLILRAVESRVALGEAEPSPMELAEQERWLTRLGWSPVKLKTQRSRGIAKGVALGSAQANQLAADASFGEGEGQFHAGAFTYALTRYLWQQPGSPPLDRVFVDLARSTRDVANSARIVQSPIYEVEPGRNFGQEPLFFSSPQSPAAEAVVVGTEASGEVKFWLGGVSSQSLAAFESGAIFSVVDGNGNEIGQVEQTRRVGLEGYGNLTGSARGQIAAGQLLRERVRGVPTDLTLRVGLDDSLGADLETARSQLAAFNRIQPVAVDGSQSPRYLLGRMTEQGLAIATTEAVQNIGQLGSIGLFTPGLVAIRASFGEPNEPMAVAIQRLNPTLKLLLAGQVLRSVLNSDTSNLNVDVAVQPVNSSVAISRSASRRGSEDNEVAQRLDGFSQTLRSGSEIVVTVTNAEFRSLYIAVLAIGSSGSMSVLHPTDWDAPESESLLEPGQQLEVPRQEAGRDPNRSYCSNPSEAFHLCLSSSGYAEILTLVSTSPLRDALRGLQQIAVANNTRSGNPIGLQNDDPVNVVETLLGDIDRSTRSSNRLRDDVRGVDTTQLAALSTLIQVVEK
- a CDS encoding cyclic nucleotide-binding domain-containing protein; translation: MTTPLLREFNQQHVDWLVQAGTLRSLQAGDRLHTSNQPLNHLWIVVSGQLSVVLEAQSADEGSKAVPKEILRLSTGDLTGALPAVTTYLSQSTLFALTDATVLALPLAALTQKLADDADFAAPFYRVVALTLRQQLTQWAAQMGYSVALLGQLQLKEAATVFAELADSDLDWMMAVGQVESVKPGTPLFRCGYPVDALHLLLEGAVGLNAAEQPPNLVVTALMPDPDRAETEFARLSRGDLVGETLLLDSAPAAVGAITLRESTLLTIPRWRLLAKLLYDRPFAARLYRLLALLLASKQQLMLQKLGALAPNSDLDSQLLERVALAEARFEWLVQRLQTQAQF
- a CDS encoding tetratricopeptide repeat protein, with protein sequence MPSPRFAIAYLTQNRPVILMQTFPVVQTIEQRYHLSWLRSVPALLETGKTQSALGHLYCQLGEWDSAAGAYLRSLNAFSHAEDAVSLGHTLTHLSVVFAQRQQYRWAYDYAAQAVQNLHTTADNAGYAAALHTLGMGYYYRRRYRLALRTLEKALALRHELGDELGEAITLGCMGRVYAVRGEHWCALSCYEAALDGYRQHQSLLEGNSYEIMIRRRIARLAESAGHADLAIAHFEAALMLCQKCDRALAAEILTDLASLHEGLRQNEIALRYHQQARQLQQSAKPKASENNAPTPISLQPTEEGYY
- a CDS encoding tetratricopeptide repeat protein, whose protein sequence is MNQKQHNALVSLAVTYLRTGDSQVQTHDLQSATKSYWQAILLFRNEGQTTQEIETLEKALSLALTLKDVKNEAASLNDLGVTYRKLKEFQKALDCFEQALQAIRQFIDSDAREFASRRESEANILNNLGRAHGALDQPQLAYECFQQALSIYRLLFGQQQQITLTFFNLANLYRDRCEYGQAIEWYEQAFSFANDHLPVEAAFALLNLGDIFLVTGDYSRAASHYQQARDLNALIPQCEIAYAWVGQGKAYEELSQYEQATSCYQQGLLIYQQVSGSQGEESVNNILDSVRQKAFYKRLIM